One Bacillota bacterium genomic window, TTCTCATCTATAATCTCTTCTTCAAGAATAACGTCGTCAATAGCCACTTCATCTTCTAAAAATTCTTCATCTAATATTGCCGCTTCATTAAAACTCATGCTTTCTATATAGCCGCCCTTTTTCACCTTATACTCAATTCCTCTCCAGGTAACATAAGGCCTATTGAAAGAATATAAAAGGAAGAATGTTCCGAAAATATCAAAGAATAAGGCCATAGGAATATCTACAGGTAAAACTTCGTTCATAGTCACTTTTCTATGAAGTAAGCCATGCAAAGTTCTGAATGTCATATACAAAAGTACCAGATAAAGCAGCTTCATATTATGGGTAACTATAGCTATAATAAACAGTGCCCAATACCAAAAAAGCATGGCAACAAAGGCAGGCAAATCAACTGCTATATGGGTTTTTATACCAACAGCTATTCTTTTTGCATAGTTGAAAGATTTTTCCCTTGGAATTCTGTCAACATGGCACTCAATAAACGGTCCGAGAACTAGTTTATAACCCATCTTGTAAAGAGTATTTCCAAGGTGGAGATCTTCAAGGAGGGAGCCACCAAATGCTTCCAAACCTCCAATATCCTGAAGTAATTTTTTTCTCATCCCAAAGGCAGCACCTGTAGCACCTACATCAAAACCAAGCTTAGTAAAAAATGCCCACATAAAATCGGTCTCACTGTTCTGAAGAAACGTAAAAAATCTTGTCCAGAAGCCCCTGCCACCAATGTTAATCTGGCCACAGGTTGTTATCCCCACTTTTTCATCCAATAACGGCCTGACCATTTTTACGGTAAAGTCAGGTTTTACTCTGATATCGCTGTCACCAAAAAGAACTATATCATATTTTGCTAATTTCAACCCATGCACCATATTGGAGCTTTTCCCATTCAATCCTTCTATTACCGGATTAACGATTATTTCAATGTCCCTATTAGGATAACGTTCTTTTAGCTTTTTCACCACTTCAATAGCAGGATCATCGGGTTCCTGAAAGCTAAAAATATGCTGAACCTCTCCCCTGTAGTTTTGATTCATCCAGCTTTCCAAATTCTTTTCAAATTCGAAATCCAGATCTTTAACCGGGTGTATTACAGTTACAGGTACATTTTCATCCCTCTCGTCCGAATCAATAATAGTATTGGTCCAGCGAAGATGAAGGTAAACAAATATTAGTTGAGCCACCCAAAAACAGCAAAACAAAAAACCCAAACCCAAAGCAAAGTACATCATACACATGACTCCCCCAAATAAATTAATTTTTGCAAGCATTGGCCGGTTGTGGTCATTGCTGTAGTATACTTTGCTTTTATTATATAATGTTTTCTCACTATAGACAACATCAGAGATGAAGCACGAATTTAAAAGAAAGAGAAAACAAGAGTTATAGAGAGTAGCAAAAAAATATTTTCGCAAAACCGGGTTGGACACGTACAAGATTAGTATTGTATAGTAGACTTGGGGGAGGTAGGTAATCAAGTCATGAACAATACTAATAGAACATTTTCAGGTAGGACATTTAGTCCTGAAGATATAGAAATGATAAAAT contains:
- a CDS encoding glycosyltransferase; amino-acid sequence: MMYFALGLGFLFCCFWVAQLIFVYLHLRWTNTIIDSDERDENVPVTVIHPVKDLDFEFEKNLESWMNQNYRGEVQHIFSFQEPDDPAIEVVKKLKERYPNRDIEIIVNPVIEGLNGKSSNMVHGLKLAKYDIVLFGDSDIRVKPDFTVKMVRPLLDEKVGITTCGQINIGGRGFWTRFFTFLQNSETDFMWAFFTKLGFDVGATGAAFGMRKKLLQDIGGLEAFGGSLLEDLHLGNTLYKMGYKLVLGPFIECHVDRIPREKSFNYAKRIAVGIKTHIAVDLPAFVAMLFWYWALFIIAIVTHNMKLLYLVLLYMTFRTLHGLLHRKVTMNEVLPVDIPMALFFDIFGTFFLLYSFNRPYVTWRGIEYKVKKGGYIESMSFNEAAILDEEFLEDEVAIDDVILEEEIIDEKEEE